The Sneathiella sp. P13V-1 genome includes a window with the following:
- a CDS encoding enoyl-CoA hydratase, producing the protein MAEFVTVTRSSRGNGNYCTIAINNPKKLNTLSSQILEELEDEVKKLVSDQEIRAVVLTGTGDRAFVGGANIYEMAELNPETARVFITRIHTLCTALRDLPVPVIARVNGFCLGAGMEIAAVCDLIIAEESAEFSMPEVRVGIPSVIEAAVLPRLLGSGLARDLVITGRALNGKEAADAGFVQRLAESGKLDEAVGIALDEIMAGGREAIRLQKILCNFWEEENMSKSVQFGIDMFAKSFEGPEPAEMLGAFTKRKR; encoded by the coding sequence ATGGCAGAATTTGTGACGGTCACACGGTCAAGCCGTGGAAATGGTAACTATTGCACCATTGCAATCAACAATCCAAAGAAGCTCAACACCTTGAGCTCTCAAATTCTTGAGGAACTTGAAGACGAGGTTAAAAAGCTCGTAAGTGATCAGGAAATTCGTGCTGTTGTCCTGACCGGGACTGGTGATCGTGCCTTTGTCGGTGGTGCAAATATCTACGAGATGGCTGAACTGAACCCAGAGACAGCACGCGTTTTCATTACGCGCATCCATACTTTATGCACCGCCCTCCGTGACCTGCCAGTTCCGGTTATTGCCCGCGTTAATGGGTTCTGCTTGGGCGCAGGAATGGAAATTGCCGCGGTTTGTGATCTGATCATCGCGGAAGAAAGCGCTGAATTTTCCATGCCGGAGGTTCGTGTCGGCATTCCATCCGTCATCGAAGCAGCCGTTCTCCCCCGATTACTGGGCAGTGGCCTCGCACGGGATCTTGTCATCACGGGACGTGCGTTGAATGGCAAAGAAGCCGCAGATGCAGGCTTTGTCCAACGACTGGCAGAGTCTGGAAAGCTGGATGAGGCCGTTGGAATTGCGCTTGATGAAATTATGGCGGGTGGCCGGGAAGCCATTCGCCTGCAAAAAATCCTATGTAACTTCTGGGAAGAGGAAAACATGTCAAAATCGGTTCAGTTTGGAATTGATATGTTTGCCAAATCCTTCGAAGGACCAGAACCGGCAGAAATGCTGGGTGCCTTTACCAAACGTAAGCGCTAG
- a CDS encoding sensor domain-containing diguanylate cyclase, with translation MSILNSWIGGLTGVSGFNLTADRIGGLISATDHSPLLTRRRALVILSRIRFMCLLGAFFYVAGFIFDITHFDAEVTRSLLIYRATAAFLYLALLFAIRKADSLNSAYRSLFVFFATSVIFQALYQPLVLPEFLFSIQGLATAGYAIFPFLICATIAVFPLTIKESFLISVIFLTSELIFIAVANPQPDPQPGLGMLLSLGTIVGICTFSAVSQMSYMLSLVEQASVDSLTNCYSRNSGEEILDVQFRISSRQNSKLSVVFLDLDNFKSINDRYGHEAGDRVLQNAANNIRKNLRDSDVLIRWGGEEFLMILPYTDGEGASMAIRRMRNNGFGKRPDKNQVTASIGIAELTATKASDWQELVDIADEQMYLAKTKGKDQFQLYAPEETPNSNAS, from the coding sequence TTGAGTATTCTCAACTCCTGGATTGGAGGGCTGACAGGTGTAAGCGGATTTAATCTGACCGCTGATCGCATTGGTGGGTTGATATCGGCAACTGATCACTCCCCTTTGCTGACGCGCAGGCGTGCCCTGGTTATCCTGAGCCGCATTCGCTTTATGTGCTTGCTCGGGGCTTTTTTCTATGTGGCCGGTTTTATTTTCGATATCACACATTTTGATGCGGAAGTAACAAGAAGTTTGCTCATCTATCGTGCGACAGCCGCCTTTTTATATCTCGCTCTCCTGTTCGCCATTCGCAAAGCCGACAGCCTTAACAGCGCCTACCGCTCCCTTTTTGTGTTCTTTGCCACATCAGTAATTTTTCAGGCATTATATCAGCCGCTGGTATTGCCCGAATTTCTCTTCTCCATTCAAGGGCTAGCGACAGCAGGATATGCAATTTTCCCTTTCCTGATCTGTGCGACAATTGCGGTGTTTCCGCTCACCATAAAGGAAAGTTTTCTGATCAGCGTTATCTTCCTGACATCGGAACTCATCTTTATCGCGGTAGCCAATCCCCAACCCGACCCGCAACCCGGTCTTGGAATGCTCCTATCTCTTGGGACGATTGTTGGTATTTGCACCTTCTCTGCAGTTAGCCAAATGAGCTACATGCTCTCTCTTGTGGAGCAGGCCTCTGTTGACAGCCTGACCAACTGCTACAGTCGGAACAGCGGCGAAGAAATCCTTGATGTTCAGTTCAGGATTTCATCGCGCCAAAACTCCAAACTGTCAGTGGTTTTTCTGGATCTGGATAATTTTAAATCCATTAACGACAGATATGGACACGAAGCCGGTGACCGGGTTCTTCAAAATGCCGCCAACAACATACGCAAAAACCTTCGCGATTCTGATGTTTTGATCCGGTGGGGCGGTGAAGAATTTCTAATGATCCTGCCATATACAGATGGGGAAGGCGCCAGTATGGCAATCCGTAGAATGCGCAATAATGGCTTTGGCAAACGTCCAGATAAAAACCAGGTCACTGCCAGTATCGGCATTGCGGAACTAACAGCTACCAAGGCATCTGACTGGCAGGAGCTGGTCGACATTGCCGATGAGCAAATGTATCTGGCCAAGACAAAAGGGAAAGATCAGTTCCAACTTTACGCGCCTGAAGAAACACCCAATAGCAATGCTTCTTAA
- the metZ gene encoding O-succinylhomoserine sulfhydrylase has product MTKDLKNKGLATKAIRGGLERSQFKETSEAIFLNSGFVYDSAEEAAGRFRGENDGFIYSRYANPTTSVFEERMCLLEGAEAARATSSGMAAVNLAIMSHVKAGDHVVAPKALFGSCLYIIEQILPRFGVKVTLIDGTDIDQWQKALQQPTSAVFLETPSNPTLEIVDIAAVADLAHKVGAKVIVDNVFATTIYQKPLELGADVVIYSATKHIDGQGRCLGGIVLSDEEFIEEVVAPYHKHTGPSLSPFNAWNLLKGLETLELRVEKQTDNASRVADALAENAKVARVIYPGRDDHPQAALARQQMKRGSTLVSFEINGDQEETFAFLNRLQLIDISNNLGDSKSLITHPTTTTHSSVSEELKAELGINSNLVRLSVGLETADDLVEDLLQALEG; this is encoded by the coding sequence ATGACGAAGGATCTTAAAAACAAGGGACTGGCAACCAAAGCCATCCGCGGCGGTCTGGAAAGATCGCAGTTCAAAGAAACATCGGAAGCCATTTTTCTCAACTCCGGCTTTGTCTATGACAGCGCTGAAGAAGCAGCTGGAAGATTTAGAGGGGAAAATGACGGCTTCATCTATTCACGCTATGCAAATCCAACAACGTCGGTCTTCGAAGAAAGAATGTGCCTTCTGGAAGGTGCAGAAGCGGCGCGCGCAACCTCCAGCGGAATGGCAGCCGTAAACCTGGCGATCATGAGCCATGTAAAAGCAGGAGATCATGTTGTCGCCCCGAAGGCCTTGTTTGGATCCTGCCTTTATATCATTGAACAGATCCTCCCCCGCTTTGGTGTCAAAGTAACACTGATAGACGGGACGGATATTGACCAGTGGCAAAAAGCGCTACAGCAACCAACATCGGCTGTTTTTCTGGAAACACCTTCCAATCCAACGCTGGAAATTGTGGACATCGCGGCTGTTGCGGATCTCGCCCACAAGGTGGGGGCGAAAGTCATCGTTGATAATGTGTTTGCGACAACTATTTATCAAAAACCGCTGGAGCTTGGCGCGGATGTTGTCATCTATTCCGCAACGAAACACATAGACGGCCAGGGACGTTGCCTTGGTGGCATTGTTCTTTCCGACGAAGAATTTATTGAAGAAGTAGTGGCCCCGTATCATAAACACACAGGCCCTTCACTCAGCCCGTTCAATGCCTGGAACCTTCTAAAAGGGTTGGAAACACTGGAACTGAGAGTGGAGAAGCAAACGGATAATGCAAGCCGCGTAGCAGACGCTCTTGCCGAGAATGCCAAAGTTGCACGTGTTATCTATCCCGGCCGTGATGATCACCCTCAAGCTGCCCTCGCCCGTCAGCAAATGAAACGGGGAAGCACGCTGGTCAGCTTTGAAATTAACGGCGATCAGGAGGAAACTTTTGCCTTCCTCAACAGGCTTCAACTGATCGATATCAGCAATAATCTGGGCGACAGCAAGAGCCTGATCACCCATCCAACGACAACAACACATTCCAGTGTTTCAGAAGAACTGAAGGCCGAACTTGGGATTAACAGCAACTTGGTTCGTCTCTCTGTTGGCCTGGAAACAGCTGATGATCTTGTTGAAGACCTTCTTCAAGCCCTGGAAGGATAA
- the apaG gene encoding Co2+/Mg2+ efflux protein ApaG, whose protein sequence is MTWDNAYRKITHNIEILVIPEYQTDRSQPDNNLFIWSYRIRLENHGDVAVTLRQRCWHITDALGHTEVVRGAGVVGEQPTLAPGESYEYASGTPLATPSGIMLGTYDMEKEDGDWITVEIPAFSLDSPYEQSRMN, encoded by the coding sequence ATGACGTGGGATAATGCCTACAGAAAAATCACCCATAACATAGAGATATTGGTCATTCCAGAATATCAGACAGATCGTTCGCAGCCAGACAACAATCTGTTTATTTGGTCCTATAGGATTCGCCTCGAAAATCACGGGGATGTGGCCGTCACGCTGCGTCAGCGCTGCTGGCACATTACCGATGCCCTCGGACATACCGAAGTGGTTCGGGGCGCCGGTGTTGTTGGGGAGCAACCCACTCTGGCCCCCGGGGAGAGTTACGAGTATGCGAGCGGGACACCTCTTGCAACCCCCTCTGGAATTATGCTTGGCACATACGATATGGAAAAAGAGGATGGCGATTGGATCACCGTAGAAATTCCCGCCTTCTCGCTTGATAGTCCGTACGAACAGTCGCGGATGAACTAA
- the folE gene encoding GTP cyclohydrolase I FolE produces MDKIADQQQANTAKPTKEEAEDAIRTLIRWAGDDPTREGLLGTPDRVARSYLEFFKGYTEEPAEFLERTFEEVEGYDEMIILKGIRMESYCEHHMVPIIGEAHVAYMPDNRVVGISKLARVVDAFSKRLQIQEKLTEQIAETIDEVLRPKGVAVIIESAHQCMTTRGVHKDGVTMITSSMKGCFRDSDITRKELLSFLRS; encoded by the coding sequence ATGGATAAGATAGCCGATCAACAACAGGCAAACACAGCCAAACCCACCAAGGAAGAAGCCGAGGATGCTATTCGCACCCTGATCAGATGGGCCGGAGATGATCCTACCCGCGAAGGCCTGCTTGGAACACCGGATCGCGTCGCCAGATCCTATCTGGAGTTCTTCAAGGGTTACACCGAAGAGCCCGCGGAGTTCCTTGAGCGAACCTTTGAGGAGGTTGAAGGATATGATGAGATGATTATCCTCAAAGGTATCCGGATGGAAAGCTACTGTGAGCATCACATGGTCCCCATCATCGGAGAGGCTCATGTCGCCTATATGCCCGACAACCGTGTTGTTGGTATCTCCAAACTGGCTCGCGTCGTCGATGCTTTTTCAAAGCGCCTGCAAATTCAGGAAAAGCTGACCGAACAAATTGCGGAAACAATTGACGAGGTTCTTCGTCCAAAAGGGGTGGCCGTAATCATTGAGAGTGCGCACCAGTGCATGACCACACGCGGCGTTCATAAAGACGGCGTTACGATGATCACCAGCTCAATGAAAGGCTGTTTCAGGGATTCTGATATTACGCGAAAAGAGCTTCTATCTTTCCTTAGATCCTGA
- a CDS encoding ABC transporter substrate-binding protein, protein MKKLLGAALVMAGMAGTAQAGESCGSVTIADMNWNSATLIAHVDQFILANGYGCEAELVPGDTMPTGTSMTEKGEPDIAPELWSNSMKAAIDKGVAEKRLRIAGKSLSDGGEEGFWVPEYLVKKDPSMATIAGIIKNAKMFKHPEDPDKAAFYGCPAGWNCQISGVNLNKALGLDKAGFDIIDPGSGAGLSGSIAKAYEREQAWFGYYWAPTAVLGKYKMVKVDFGSGIDLEHFRSCTTNADCIDPKPTMYPPSPVHTITTEAFASKAPAAYEYLTKRAFKNAEMNGFLAWMEDNQADGETAAIQFMKNNEDKWSAWVTPDAATKIKKALASL, encoded by the coding sequence ATGAAGAAACTGTTGGGTGCCGCCCTTGTAATGGCAGGTATGGCTGGCACAGCCCAAGCAGGTGAAAGCTGCGGTAGTGTCACTATTGCAGATATGAACTGGAATTCCGCAACCCTGATCGCGCATGTGGATCAGTTTATCCTTGCAAATGGATATGGTTGCGAAGCTGAGCTCGTACCAGGCGATACAATGCCGACCGGCACCTCCATGACAGAAAAAGGTGAACCTGATATCGCACCTGAGCTCTGGAGCAACTCCATGAAAGCCGCCATTGACAAAGGGGTGGCTGAAAAACGTCTGCGCATCGCAGGCAAATCACTATCCGATGGCGGTGAAGAAGGTTTCTGGGTTCCTGAATATCTTGTAAAAAAAGACCCTTCCATGGCAACAATTGCCGGTATTATCAAAAACGCCAAAATGTTCAAACATCCTGAAGATCCTGACAAAGCTGCCTTCTACGGCTGCCCGGCCGGTTGGAACTGCCAGATTTCCGGTGTAAACCTAAACAAAGCACTTGGTCTTGATAAAGCTGGTTTCGACATCATTGATCCAGGCTCAGGGGCTGGCCTTTCCGGCTCTATTGCAAAAGCGTACGAGCGTGAGCAGGCTTGGTTTGGGTATTACTGGGCGCCAACTGCGGTACTTGGTAAGTACAAAATGGTAAAAGTGGACTTTGGATCTGGCATAGATCTGGAACATTTCCGTAGTTGCACGACGAATGCCGACTGTATTGATCCAAAACCAACAATGTACCCACCTTCACCGGTACACACCATTACGACAGAAGCATTTGCATCAAAAGCACCTGCTGCCTATGAGTATCTGACAAAACGTGCCTTCAAGAACGCCGAAATGAACGGCTTCCTGGCATGGATGGAAGACAATCAGGCAGATGGTGAAACAGCTGCAATTCAGTTCATGAAAAACAACGAAGATAAGTGGTCTGCATGGGTCACACCTGATGCCGCCACAAAAATCAAAAAAGCACTGGCATCTTTGTAA